One window of the Solanum stenotomum isolate F172 chromosome 11, ASM1918654v1, whole genome shotgun sequence genome contains the following:
- the LOC125844561 gene encoding F-box protein At3g26010-like produces MKHLRQCNLFIHEEIIINILNRLPLKSLTRFKCISYNWQKCIAEIYRCRLGFPEPYLIGFFCVEKRLRSRFFFTSKESPLLIGTNLDKSIDFIGERVYIVASSNGFVLCNRLRSRHRVYYVYNPATRQRLDVPKTRIRMNDPYVGFTCKVDEDHCIVSFTIVRYVIRKRYQSSITIESYSSETNVWIATDAIHDLLYPLQPSRDENYLSSRCVINGVFCWIDNFGQGMTVYDSVKKCFWGLTYPQPGCMIYPGFHFLGLSGGELCFASKGWIIPCWRLNNFPSRDAEWVWKYNVDVVTIIQKCGEDFGLGGGNVQNIVFHPVFPDILYLQINGKVISYDVKTSTVELVYDFGEAGRKTKHYKLFSYEWPQWPRLK; encoded by the coding sequence ATGAAACATCTTCGTCAATGCAATTTGTTTATTCATGAGGAAATCATAATCAACATACTGAATCGTTTGCCTTTGAAATCGCTAACTAGGTTTAAATGTATATCCTATAATTGGCAAAAGTGCATTGCTGAAATTTATCGATGTCGTCTCGGTTTTCCTGAACCTTACTTAATCGGTTTCTTTTGCGTAGAGAAACGATTGCGAAGTCGTTTCTTCTTCACGTCGAAAGAATCGCCACTATTAATTGGTACTAATTTGGACAAATCAATCGATTTCATCGGTGAGAGAGTATATATTGTTGCTTCTTCCAATGGTTTTGTACTATGCAATAGGCTTAGAAGTAGGCATAGGGTTTATTATGTTTATAATCCTGCCACAAGGCAGCGTTTGGATGTCCCTAAAACTCGAATTCGTATGAATGATCCTTATGTTGGATTTACTTGTAAAGTAGATGAAGATCATTGCATTGTCTCGTTTACTATAGTTCGTTATGTAATTAGGAAACGCTATCAGTCTAGTATAACAATTGAAAGTTATTCTTCGGAGACTAATGTGTGGATTGCTACTGATGCCATTCATGATTTACTTTATCCATTGCAGCCTAGTAGGGATGAGAATTACTTATCATCGCGTTGTGTAATCAATGGAGTATTCTGTTGGATTGATAATTTTGGACAAGGGATGACTGTTTATGATAGTGTAAAAAAGTGTTTTTGGGGTTTGACATATCCTCAACCAGGGTGTATGATCTATCCAGGTTTTCATTTTCTTGGTTTATCAGGTGGAGAACTCTGTTTTGCATCGAAAGGTTGGATCATCCCTTGTTGGAGACTCAACAATTTTCCTAGTCGAGATGCAGAATGGGTTTGGAAGTATAATGTAGATGTTGTTACTATAATTCAGAAATGTGGAGAGGATTTTGGGCTTGGAGGAGGGAATGTTCAGAACATAGTTTTTCATCCTGTTTTTCCGGACATTTTGTACTTGCAAATAAATGGCAAGGTTATCTCTTATGACGTGAAAACGAGTACTGTAGAACTTGTCTATGATTTTGGAGAAGCTGGGCGGAAGACAAAACATTACAAACTGTTTTCCTATGAATGGCCTCAATGGCCGCGTCTCAAGTAG